In Microplitis mediator isolate UGA2020A chromosome 9, iyMicMedi2.1, whole genome shotgun sequence, the DNA window GAGAACTTTTCCAGTTCCAACTTTAAAGAACATTTTTAATGCTGCTGCCATCAGAACTCAACCAGTATAATAGCTCATattgaaaacaaattaaattttcataatttctaataaatattattttttttattactaaataatttataattaaatataattgttatcaAGACTCTTTTAGTtcactttgtttttaaataaacttttaaaatagaataaaattaatctaacctattttctttatatttatatagtacACCGGCGaatcactgattcaaccattgAATTCCACTGATTCCACCAGTGGATTTCACTGgagaatcagtgaaatttcactgattcattttaagagagtacagATAAAAATTGGCCATGAATGTCACATATGTGCTTTATACATATGGATGTGAATCACATATCGAACATATATACAGCATGTTTGGAGCACATATAAGTCACATATGGACaatttatgatataaatatatatgttttatatatgGGCATTGGGCATACATCAATCATTTTTCACGGGTGATAAGTTATTGTTGGAAATAGGAAGTGATgtgattttgtaaataattcaaaacaattatcTAGTAACCAAgttctattattattgttattattattattattattattggtttatttattaataacttaacTAAATAACATTATTGTCTTTGTCCATTCATATTGActtaataaacataattttacatgtaatattataaaacaataaaactttACACTACTAGTATGGTCCTTGTGCAAAAGGACTTTCAGCATTAGTAATAACACTATAAGTACCattcgaatttttaacaaCATATTCGCCAGCAAGAATCATTGGTAGGGTAGACGAACACTTTCCGGATTTGTAGCTGCGTAGGTCCTCTAGATTGCATGGATGGGCCCAAAAACCATCATTCGAAACTATAGATTCCGCAAAATAATGCACAGCTCTTCTATGATAGCAAGCGAAATTCAAATCGCCACATCCGGGTTGGCTTTTTCCGCCATTGAAGTAGAAATCAACGTGTCCACAAGTAATAAACTTGCCTGCAATCTTTGCGTTGGTATGATAGACGTCGACAAAATCAGCGTCTTCAGCGTTCAATATTGCGTCTTCTCCCACTGAATCAAAAAATGGCCCAGCTGGATCCAATCCCGTGATTCTTGAAACTCTATAATAGGACAAGTAATCGGCAGCAACTGCGGCTACATGAGCACCTAAACTGTGTCCAATTAGATGTATATCTTCCGCGCCCTCTAGCTTCATAGCGGCAATAAATCTCGCCAAAAATACCCCAACTACTCTAGCATTGGATACCGCCGTTAGATAAAAACGATCAGCAAGAACGTCCCAATCCACCAAGAAAACATTATAATCCCctttacttaaataattatctctcATAGTCACGAAATGATCCTCGTCCGGTCCCGATTTGTAACCGTGGATTATTACTTTCGTTGGTTTATTTGGATCAAACTCCGTCGTTTCGAAATCATTGTAATCTTTACTGACGGTTACTTCCTGATAGCCGTCGTAAGGAAACGATCGCGagaacaaataaaaatgtatattatcCTGATAATTTTCAACACAAAATACACTAGAAAATGATTCGGACAGTATCaaaaagtatgaaatatatgtaaaaatatttttaaaatacattatggctccgtatttttttttatcttgactaataacaatttttgtttagATGTCGACTTGTGCACTAGTTATCTCATGTAATACTGATAGTAATTACTGTCTAAAGCaagtatttatataatactatttcaataatttcataaatataatgataCCATCAACGTCATCGACCGCCTGAGGTTCAATTCTATGCATCAGcatgttaattattttctttttttgtaattaggagaaaacgaaaatttatttttgtcacgtacatacgtaattaattatataacttACGTCACTTATAAAACTGCAGGCAAATTTTCTTCGAACTTGACGTCTttcgtttttttctttttttttttttttatggagatAAAGATTTCCTTAAAATACTGAACACgatttagtattttattaaactccGCAAGCTCAGTTTCCCGACAGGTTCGTAAATTAGGTAAGTAATTGACagcaattaaatatatgagtaattCAGAACTTAcactaaatatttagtttacaaagtatataaatttatataatttaaagaaaacaGAATTGAAAGCAACAGTTGGGATTAAAAATGTCGAAAATACTTGTCGCATTATTTGGAATTATGGTGATCGTTGCTTTGATGGACTCCTGCGTTCTCGCATCAGACGAAGGATTGAGGCAATTGCTGAATAAAATCCAGTCCAGGATAGATATTATTACTAATggacaatgcaaaaaatttttgggccGAGTAAGTGTACtaagttataataatatttgggTAGATGGAATTCTGACGggtccgaattacggtaaacgtTCGGCATTTTAGGCAAAAGaacggtatttttaccgtaaatttgcgGTAAATAAGCGATAACTTACTGTAAAAATGTGGCAACCcccatgtaaaaaaatttataaaaaaaatatatgttaaaatgttaaaa includes these proteins:
- the LOC130674314 gene encoding pancreatic lipase-related protein 3-like → MRDNYLSKGDYNVFLVDWDVLADRFYLTAVSNARVVGVFLARFIAAMKLEGAEDIHLIGHSLGAHVAAVAADYLSYYRVSRITGLDPAGPFFDSVGEDAILNAEDADFVDVYHTNAKIAGKFITCGHVDFYFNGGKSQPGCGDLNFACYHRRAVHYFAESIVSNDGFWAHPCNLEDLRSYKSGKCSSTLPMILAGEYVVKNSNGTYSVITNAESPFAQGPY